The Sphingomonas aliaeris genome segment TCCTTTTTGGGCGACCGGACATAGACCGTCGTTCCGCCAGCCGCGCTGTTCCAGAGTTTCTCGACCACACCAGGAGCCGCCGCGACCACCGGCGTGCCGAGTGGCGCAGGGATATCGGTGCCATGATGCTCGCGCAGGCCGTTCTCGCGCGGGTCGCCCCAGCTTTCGCGCACCGCCTCACGCGGCAGACCCGCAACCGGCATGGCGAGCGGCCCCGCTCGCCCGGCATCTGCGACCGGCCGGGCCTCGGGGGCCGACACCGACACCGACGCGGGGGCATCGGGCAGCAATTTCAGCGCCGCGATCCACGCGCCGAGCAGCAACAGGACCGCGACCAGCAGCCCGACACCCAATCGCCGCGCCATGCTCAGTTCTGGAACACCGCAGGCGTGCCCGGCTTGATCATCATCGACAGCCGTGCCGCATCCCAGTTGGTCAGGCGGATACAACCGTGGCTCTCCGCCCGGCCTATCGTGCTGGGTTCGGGCGTGCCGTGAATGCCGTAATGCGGCTTCGACAGATCGAGCCAGATGACACCCACCGGTCCGTTCGGCCCCGGCGGAAGCTTGGCCGCCTTGGCACTATCCTTCGCGTCCCAGAACAGGTCGGGATTATAGTGGAACGGCGGATTGTAGGACGCGCCCTTGATCGTCCATTTCCCGATCGGCAGCGGATCGTGGCTGCTGCCCATCGTCGCCGTGAATTGCGCGATCAGCTTGTCATTCTTGTCGAGCACACGCAGAACCTCGTCCGACTTGTCGACGACGACCCTCACGCCCTGCGGCTGATCCGCATTGATGTTCAGGTCCGACAGCGTCTTGCGCCAGTGATCCGGCAGCTTGGCGTCATACGCACGCGACTGGGCCACGACATTGGGAAATACGACCTTCGTTCCCGCGCTGACCGGGGTGGAAGGGCTGTTCAGCGCCATCAGCGTTCCCGGCGTCGTGTGGAACATCTCGGCCAGTTTTTCCATCGCGGTGCGATAGCCCAGGCCCGGCAGCTTGGCCTGCTGTGCCGGATCCTTCGGCAGCGGATTGGTGTAGGGACCCGCAAGCATCTCGTCCGTCAGCGCGATCGTTACGGTCGGACGAAAGGCACGCGACGGATACAGCGCGCGAAGCGTCGCCTTGTCCATCTCTCCGGAGACTTTCAGCCCGTTCGCTTCCTGAAATCCCTTCAGCGCCGCAACGAGCGACTTGCCCGGCTTCCCGTCTATCACGCCCGGCGAGAAACCGAGATGATCCAGGATCACCTGTACATGCATCGTCGACAGATCGACGCCGCTACTCGTCGTCGGCGCCGCCTTTGTTCCCTGCGCGCTGACGGAGATCGGACCAAGCGAGACGAGGGCCAGACAGGCTGCACCCCAAAGCGTTTTCTGCACGAACCCAAACTCCTACATATCCGATCATGCAGACAACGACAGACGCGCAGCTTGTTTCCGAGCCGTCACGAATTCCCGATATTTCCCGCCGCGCGCTGATGGGCGGCGGCCTGGTCGCCGGAGCGGCGGCGTTGATGCCCTTCCCCGCAATGGCGGCCGGTGCGGAATGGCGGCTTGCGATCCGCAACGTGCACAATAACGAAAGCGTCGATGCGGTATTCGCACGCGCCGGTCGCTTCGTGCCGGAGGGGCTGGCTGAACTGAACCACGGCCTGCGCGACTGGCGCACTGGCGAAGTGTTCCAGATGGACCGCCGGCTGCTTGCCTTGCTGGCGAACCTGCGCGCGAAGCTCGACCTGCCCGGGCGGCAGAAGATCGATCTGATCTCGGGCTACCGATCGCCGCATACCAACGCCGCGCTGCGCGCGAGGGGCGGCGAGCATACCGGCGTCGCGACGCGCAGCCAGCATATGTTGGGCAAGGCGACCGACATCATGGTCCCCGGCATTTCGCTCGACAAACTACGCGGCGCGGCGCTTGCGCTGGGCGGCGGCGGGGTCGGCTATTATCCGCGCGACGGGTTCGTCCATGTCGACACGGGACGTGTCCGCCACTGGTGAGCCGTCAGGCCATCGCCTCGGCAAACGCGCGGACCGCCGCGGCCTCGTCCCCGCCCCATACGGCATGCGACACCGCCAGGAAGTCCGCGCCGGCCGCGACCAAAGGCGCGGCATTGGCGGGGGTGATGCCACCGATCGCGACGCAGGGTATCTCGAACATCGTCGACCACCAGCTCAGCAGCACCGGCTCGGCATGGTGGAGCACCGCCTTCGTGCTGGTGGGGTAGAAGGCACCGAAAGCGACATAGTCCGCCCCGGCCTCGCCCGCTTCCATCGCAAGGTGGCGGCTGTCATGGCAGGTGACGCCGATCTGCGCATTCGGACCCAGCGCCTCGCGTGCGTCGCGCGGGTCGCCGTCCTCCTGCCCCAGATGCACGCCATCCGCGCCGAGACGCTTTGCCAGCGAGATACTGTCGTTGATGATGAACGCGACGTCTGCATCGGCGCAAATGCGCTGCAACGGCTCGGCCAGCACCGCCGCCGCATGCTGGTCCACATCCTTCACGCGGAACTGGAACGCCGCCACCGGCCCCGCATCCAGCGCGCGGCGCAACCGATCGGGAAAGGCGCCGCCGACGTCCAGCGGCGACACGAGATACAATTGGCACGGCGGCCGGCGCATATCGCGCGAGAATTGCGCCGCGAAATTCGGATCGAGCGGGCCGAGGGGATCGATATCGTTCATACCGACCCCCTAGCCGTTACGTCATGCCCGCGAAAGAAGCGATGACGCGGGATTATTCCTCGTTCTTGTAGATGCGCACCAGCTTGTCGAGCATCGCCAGCGCCTCGTCGCGCGGACGCTGGAACGTGTTGCGGCCGATGATCGAGCCGTTGCCGCCGCCGTCGCGAATGTCGCGCGCGTCCTGATAGACCGCATCGGCACCCTTGGCCGCGCCGCCCGAAAACACCACGATGCGACGCCCGGCGAAGCTCGCCTGCACGACATGCTTCACCCGGTCGGACTGCTTCGACCAATCCGTGCCTTCGTACATCGGCTTGGCTTCGGCCTGTTCGATATGATCGCTCGGCAGCTTCACCTTGATGATGTGCGCGCCGAGCAGTGCCGCCATGTGCGCGGCATAGGCGCCAACGTCGAGCGCGAGTTCACCCGACTTGGGCAGCATGCCGCCGCGCGGATAGGACCAGATGACCGTCGCGATGCCGAGCGTCTTGGCCTCTGCCGACATTTCGCGGATCTGACCGATCATGTCGAACAGATCGTCCGATCCCGGATAGATCGTGAAGCCGATCGCCGCGCAGCCAAGACGCACCGCATCCTCGACCGATCCGGTGATCGCCTGATTCGCACCCTGCGCCCAGCTGTTCGAGCTGTTGACCTTCAGGATCGTCGGCACCTGGCCCGCGAAGGTCGTGGCGCCGGCCTCGATCATGCCGAGCGGCGCGGCGAAGGCGGACAGACCCGCGTCGATCGCAAGCTGATAATGGTAATGCGGATCGTAACCCGCTGGATTGATCGCGAAGCTGCGGGCCGGGCCATGTTCGAAACCCTGGTCGACCGGCAGGATGATCAGCTTGCCCGTGCCGCCCAGCTTGCCCTGCATCAGGATGCGCGCGATGTTCGCCTTGGTTGCGGAATTGTCGGACTCGTACTTGTCGAGAATGGCCTTCACGATCGGCGTCATCTTGGTTCCTATGCGTTTCGACTTCGTTGTCCGCGCTGTTAGCGGTCGCACCCCGCCGGAGCAACATCGGCGAGCGGCACGGATGCCCCATTACGACGCGTAATCGCTCATGGGTCGGGCAAACGACACTGTATCAGTCCGGGCCAGACGTCCATCTGCGGCGCATTGACCCGACCGGCGCGCCGCGGCAGCGTCCCTCAATGTCTTTGCCCGGCCCGCGAATCCTCATTCCGTTCGTCGCGCTTGCAGGCGGGATGACGATCGCCGCGCCTGCACCGCGATCGGCCGATATTCCGCGCGATTTTACCCTGTCCAACGGGGTACGGACGACCCTCGACCAACTCCGCGGCAGGGTAGTGATGCTCAATATCTGGGCGACCTGGTGCGTGCCATGCCGCGCAGAGCTTCCGCTGTTGAATGCCTATTACCGCCGGCATCGCGGGGAAGGTCTGGTCGTTATCGGCATCGCGGTCGATGAGGGCAAAACACCCGCCGACCAGTTGGTTTCACCTGCAATCGCGTACCTGCAGGCGCGCCATGTCCACGGCCGGGACCTCACCGTTTCGTCCGTACCGACGAGCTACGTCTTCGCGAAAAGCGGGCGGCTCGAACATGTGGGACGGCAGGCGTTCGATGCGCGGTCGCTCGAGCGGGTATTGGGGCCGCTGCTCAAGGCGAAGTAGCGCGATCCTATCGCCCCGGCTTCACACCTCCGTTTGTTTTCGAGCGAAGTCGAAAAACATGGGCCTTGCAGGTCGCAAGCGGTTTCTCGACTACGCTCGAAACGAACGGAGCTGGGGGCGGCGCGACAAATCCAGCCGCGATCCTACCGCGCTAGCGCAGCCACGCCGGGCAGTTCCTTGCCTTCCATCCACTCCAGGAACGCGCCGCCGGCAGTGGACACGAAGGTGAAGTCGCCTCCTGCCCCCGCCTGATTGAGCGCGGCGACCGTATCGCCGCCGCCCGCCACGGAAACCAGCGATCCATCGCGGGTCAGCGCCGCCGCCGTTCTGGCGAGCGCGACCGTCGCCGTGTCGAATGGCGGCGTCTCGAACGCGCCCATCGGGCCATTCCAGACCAGCGTGCGGCAATTCTTCAGCACGTCCGCCAGCGCCTCGACCGCGGCCGGACCGACGTCCAGGATCATCTCGTCCGCGGCGACCTCGTGCACGTTGCACGTCCGGACGCTGGGCGGATTGGCGGCGAATTCCTTTGCGACGACCACGTCGTACGGAAGGTGGATCGTGCAGTTGGCGCGCTCCGCCGCGTCGAATATCTCGTCCGCCGTGCCGGTCAGGTCATGTTCGCACAACGACTTGCCGACATCCACGCCGCGCGCCGCGAGGAACGTATTCGCCATCCCACCGCCGATGATCAGGTGATCGACCTTGGTCACCAGATGCTTGAGCACGTCGAGCTTGGACGACACCTTCGCACCGCCGACCACGGCCGCGACGGGATGCTCTGGATTGCCCAGTGCCTTGTCCAGCGCGTCGAGTTCCGCCTCCATCGCGCGGCCCGCAAAGGCGGGCAGGACATGTGCGAGCCCTTCGGTCGAGACGTGCGCGCGATGCGCGGCGGAAAAGGCATCGTTGACGTACAAATCGCCCAGCTTCGCGATCTGCGCGGTCAGGTCGGCGTCGTTCTTTTCCTCGCCACCGAAGAAGCGCGTATTTTCCAGCACGGCGACATCGCCCGGCTGCAAGGTGGCGACGGCGGCTTCGGCGCCGTCCCAATCGATGAAGCGCACGGGGCGGCCCAGCACGGCCTCGTAAGGCTTGGTAACAAGAGCAAGCGACATGGCCGGATTGCGTTCGCCCTTCGGACGTCCGAAATGCGCCAGTACGAGCACGATCGCACCCTTGTCGGCCAGTTCGCCGACGGTCGCGAGCGTTGCACGCAACCGCGTATCGTCGGTCACCGCACCATCCGCCATCGGTACGTTCAGGTCTTCGCGAACGAGCACGCGCTTGCCCGCGACATCGCCCATATCGTCCAGCGTCTTGAAGGCTCTCGTCGTCATCGTTCGATCCTGATCTCATCGCCGACGGCAATCGTGCCGCCCGTTATCACCATCGCGCAGGCCCCGCCGCGCCAGTCCGGTAGCAGCGCCGCACGCAATCCATCCGCCAGAACTTCCATCCGCTCGCACGGATCGGTCTCGCGCGTGATTTCCAGCACGACATCGTCGCCGATGCGGACGCGTATGCCCCGAACCTGCGGCAGATCGAAGCCATCGATCAACAGGTTGGAACGGCGTTCCTCCCACGGAATGACATGGCCGACCTCAGCCGTCGCCGCTTCCCAATCGCCCCGTTCCATCAGCGTGACCTGGCGCCGGTACGGCTTGCCCTTCATCGCGCCGCGGAAGTCGCCGACGATGCCGCGCTCCAGCGTGACCGCGGCGTGATCGACGGTTTCCATCGGCGCCTTGGGCCGCATGTGCCGGGCGATGCCGGCCAGCGTTCCAACGGTGCCGTCAAGCCGCCCCTCCAGAAAGGCTTCCTTGCGCGCATTCTCGGCGCGCTTGGAAGACGATCCCGGACGGGCCAGCGTGACGGCAGAATCCATCAGAGGAACTTGCCCATCGCACCCGCGGTATCGACCATACGGTTCGAAAAGCCCCATTCATTGTCGTACCAGCTGACGACGCGAACCAGCTTGCCGTCCAGCACTGCCGTTTCCAGGCTATCCACGGTCGAAGAGGCGGACGTGTGCATCAGGTCGATCGAAACGAGTGGTTCGTCGGTATAATCGAGGATGCCCTTCAGCGGGCCGCTTTCCGACGCCGCCTTCAGGATCGCATTGACCTCGTCCTTCGTCGTATCGCGCGACGGAGTGAAGGTCAGGTCGATCAGCGACACGTCGGGGGTCGGCACGCGGATCGCCGAGCCGTCCAGCTTGCCCTTCAATTCGGGCAGCACTTCACCGACGGCACGCGCCGCACCGGTCGTGGTCGGGATCATCGACATGCCCGCGGCACGCGCACGACGCAGGTCCGGGTGGATCTGGTCGAGAATCTTCTGGTCGTTGGTGTAGGCATGAACCGTCGTCATCAGGCCGCGTTCGATACCGATCGCGTCGTTCAGCACCTTCGCCACCGGGGCGAGGCAGTTCGTGGTGCAGGATGCGTTGGAGACGATGTGGTGCCCCGCCTCGAGCTTGTCGTTGTTCACGCCGTAGACGACGGTCAGGTCGACGCCCTTTGCAGGGGCGGAGATCAGCACCTTCTTGGCACCGGCATCGATATGCTTCTGCGCGCTCTCGCGATCGGTGAAGAAGCCGGTGCATTCCAGGACGATATCGACGCCCAGTTCCTTGTGCGGCAGGTTTGCGGGATCGCGCTCTGCGGTGACGCGGATACGCTTGCCGTCGACGACCAGATCCTGGCCCTCGGCCGAAACCTTGCCCGGATACTTGCCGTGAACGCTGTCGCGGCTGAACAGCCACGCGTTCGACTTGGCATCGGCGAGATCGTTGATCGCGACCAGCTCCAGCCCCGTATCGCCGCGTTCCAGAACCGCGCGCGCCACCAGGCGACCGATGCGCCCGAACCCGTTGATCGCTACCTTGACCGTCATTTCCCGTCTCCCGTTAGATGCAGGCCCGATCGGGCCGAATTCCGGCGCGCGGTGGCCGCATCCGCCACATCTGCACGAATCGCAGGCGCAGGATCGGATGCTGAAACGGCCATTTTAGCGCGCATTTCCTAAATATAGGCCGGGCGGCACCGCACCGGCGGTCGATAATATGCGCGGTCTTTGCTGTGGCGCGTCCCGCGCGTCAACTGCGTCGGGGCAAATGCATGTTGTCGCCGGGACAAGGCGTGCTATCTGAACGCGATGGCCGTTTCCACCATCGACCGCATCAGCGCCGCCATCACACGGATCGAAGCTGCCAGCGCCAACCGCGCCACGGCAGCCGACGCGCTGACGCGCCGTCACGCGGCGTTGCGCACGCGGATGGCCGACGCGATCGCCGCGCTGGACGAACTCATCGTGCAGACCGAAAACGACGCTTCCGACGAGCCTTCCGCAGTCGACGAGACGGACGCCGAGGATGCGCACGATGGCTGATGTCACGCTAACCATCGGCGGCAGCCGCCACATCGTTGCCTGCCGCGACGGGGAAGAGGATCAGCTGCTGACGATCGGCGCGCTGCTCGACGCGCGCTGGTCTGCGGCAAAGCGTGCGGCGGGTGGATTGGGCGGCGAGCGGGCTATGTTGTTCGTCGCCTTGATGCTCGCCGACGACCTGCACGACGCGCAGAACCGCCCGCCCGAAGCCGCCCCCGCCAGCGTGTCCGACGCGCAGCTCGAAAAGCTTGCGGATCGGCTCGAAGCGCTTGCCGCGAGCCTTGAGAATTAACCGCCCCCGCGCTATATATCCTCGTGGCGGGCACTGCCCGGTACGAGCCTTACCGATTATCCCTGAGGCGATTCTTCTTCCTAGGGGGTTGTCCCTGCGCAGGTCCTGGCCTGTCGTACATGATCCCCACCTGATGCTTTTGGCGTCAGAGGATATTCAGGCATACGGCCACGGCGGTCCCGCCACCCGACCCGGCCGTCCGACATGATCCTGGACAAGAAGGTCCTGCGCGCCCGGATGCGCGCGGAACGCGACCGCTTCGTCGCTTCGTTCCCGGACAAGAAACCCGCGATCCTGGTCCCGCCCGAGTTTCGCGACCGCCTGGCGCATGGGCTGACCGTCGCATCCTATGTACCGATGGGTGGCGAGGCCGATCCCTCCCCGCTCGCGCGCGCCGCGGTCGAGGCCGGCTGCGAGATCGTCCTGCCGCACGTCACCGGACCGAAACCCCCGCTGCGTTTCCTAGCCTGGGATACCGAAGCGGCACTGATCGCCGGCCCGTTCGGCCTGCACCAGCCCGTCGAGACGGCGGACGAACGCGCGCCGGACATCATCCTTACGCCGCTAGTCGCCTTCGACGCCGCGCTCAACCGGCTGGGCCAGGGTGCCGGCCATTACGACCGCGCCTTCGCCGCCTTCCCCGATGCGTGGCGGGTCGGCGTTGCCTGGAGCGTCCAGCAGGTCGACGCGCTCCCCGCCGACCCGTGGGACGTGCCACTGCACGCCATCGCCACTGAAACCGACTGGATATTCGCATGACGCCAAGCTGGCGCAAACCCGTGGGCGCATTGGCGATCCTGCTGCTGATCGCGATCTGGGTGATCGGCGTGGCGAGCCTGTCGAACACGGTCGCGACATGGCACTGGGTCTTGCAACTGGCGTTCTACCTCGTTGCCGGGATCGCCTGGCTGTGGGTGCTGCCGATGCGTCGCATGCTGCAATGGATGGAAACCGGTCGCTGGCGGTGACGGGGTACGTCCCCGCCCGTTCGTTTCGAGCGTAGTCGAGAAACAGACCTCAGGGCCTGCGGACAAGGCTTCTCGACGTCGCTCGAAAACGAACGGCGGATGGGAGAAAACCCGAGCTCATAATTCTGTAAAACCCACATCGCCGATCCCGCATGAAGGGGATGGCGCGAGTGACGGGGCTCGAACCCGCGACCTCCGGCGTGACAGGCCGGCGCTCTAACCAACTGAGCTACACCCGCTTGTAAAGCGTGGAGGCGGCTCACTATGCGGGCGGCCGCACCCTGTCAACGCGGTTTCTGCGTCGACCCCGAACATTTATCCCAAGCGGTCAGCTGCCGGTGTCGGCGCGGGTATCGATCCCGCGCCCGCGCCGCTTGCGTTGCTGCGTCAACGTGCCGTGTTCGAACAGGAAACCCGCAATATCGGGCTTGCCCGCCGCGCCGATGACCGTCTGCAGGATGATCAGCAGTGGCACGGCAAGCAGCGCGCCCGTCGTCCCCCACACCCATCCCCAGAAGCTGATCGAGATGAGAATCATGATCGGATTGATCGTCAGCCGGTGCCCGACGATCAGCGGCGTGACGACGTTCGCCTCGACCAGATGGAAACCGTACATGATCGCCGGCGGGGCCAATGCGACCCAGATGTCGGAAAAGGTCATCAGCCCCCGACCGCCAGCAGCAGCGCCGCTACGACCGGCCCGAAATACGGCACATAGTTGAGCAGCACGACGATCCCGCCCCACATCAGCGGAAACGGCATGCCAAGCGCATAGAGAGACCCCGCCACGCACAGGCCGAGCGCGATGTTGATCGCGGTGATCGTGCCCAGATAGGACGATACGTCGTCGACCACGTCCTGGATCACCCGGGCGGTGGCCATCGCGCCCCCGAAACTCGTGCGGCTGGTGATCGTCCGCTTCCGCATCCGGGTCCAGCCGGACAGGAAGAAGAAGGCGGTGAGGATGCCGAAGAACAACTGGATGATGACCGCAGGCGCGGATGTCGCCGCCAGTTCGAGCACCGAACTGGGCGGCGCGACCCCGGCGGTGGGCGCCGGCTTGATCGGCGTGGACGCGACCTGACGCAGCGTCTTGTTGACGTATTTTTCCAGGTTCGAATACAGATCGAGCAGCGGCGCCAGATTGCTCTGGATGCGGTCGATACGCGTCGGCAGCAGGCGGAAGAATTCCGTCGCGGGCACGACGATCGCGGCGAGCGCGATGTTCGCCACGATCAGGAACAGCAGCACGCAGAACAGCGCCGCGAGCGGGGACGGCACGCGCCGCCGCTCCAGCCATTCCAGAACCGGGATCAGCGCGATCGCGATCACGAGCGCAGTCGTCGTCGGCAGGAAGAATTCCGCCCCCGCCTTCAACGCGAACGGCGTGGCCAGCGTCAGCCCGATGCCGGCGATCAGCGTCAGCGCAGCCAGCAAGCGGTCGCGCCGCAACGCAATCCGTGCGTCGTCTTCCTCGACACCCGCATCGATCGGCAGTCCGAACGCACCGGTCGCCCCCCGGAAGCGCCGAGGGGCGCTCCGGGAGTCGGTGCAGCGGCAGGCTCGACCGGATTCGCGTGCTCGTCGGTTACCATCGTCATCGAATGTCCTGCTCCCTGATCGTCACCCTAGCTGCATTCCCCTCGCTTGTAATCCCGGCTAGCGTGGCGCGATGTCCGATCTCATTCTCGTCATCGACGAAGGCACCACCTCCACCCGCGCAATGCTCTTCAAGCCGGACGGCACCTGCGTCGCCGTGCAAGCCGATGATCTCACGCAACATTATCCCGAGTCCGGCCGGGTCGAACATGACCCGTCCGAAATCTGGACGAAGACGCTCGCCGTCGCCCGCGCGGTGATCGACAAGGCGGGCGGCGCGGACCGGATCGCCGCGATAGGCATCACCAACCAGCGCGAGACCCTGGTGTTCTGGGACAAGGAGACGGGCGAACCGCTTGCCCCCGCGATCGTGTGGCAGGACCGGCGGACCGCCGCGACGTGCCGCGCAATGAAGGAAGCCGGCCACGAACCCACCGTGCAGGCGAAGACCGGGCTGCTGCTCGATCCCTATTTCTCCGGCAGCAAGATCGGCTGGGCGATGGAGAACTGGCCGCAGTTGAAGGAGGCCGGCGACCGGCTGGCGATCGGCACGATCGAATCGTGGCTGATCTGGAAACTCACCGCCGGGGAAGGCCGCGCAGGCGAACACGTCACCGACGCGACCAACGCCAGCCGAACCGCCTTGATGGCGATCGGCAGCGGCAATTGGGACGACGGGCTGATCGAACTGTTCGGCGCGCCGCGAAAGGCGTTGCCCGAGATCGTCGATTGCGCGGGACGGTTCGGCGAGACAACGCTCTTCGGCGCGCCAATCCCGATCTGCGGCATTGCCGGGGACCAGCAGGCGGCGACGATCGGCCAGTCCTGCCTTCAGGTCGGCGATACCAAGGCGACGTTCGGCACCGGCGCATTCGTGCTGACTCAGGCCGGTCGTATCCCGCCGACGTCGCACAACCGCCTGCTCTCGACGATCGCGTGGCAGATCGGCGGGCGCCGCGCCTATGCGCTGGAAGGATCGGTCTTCGTCGCGGGCAGCCTGATCAAATGGCTGCGCGATTCGCTCGGCCTGTTCGGCAATGCCGCGGAAACCGAGGCACTGGCGCGCAGCGTGAAGGACAATGGCGGAACGTATCTCGTCCCTGCCCTTTCCGGTCTCGGTGCGCCGTGGTGGGAGCCCGATGCGCGCGGCACGATTTCCGGCCTCAGCTTCTCGACCGGCAAGGCGCATATCGTCCGCGCCGCGCTGGAGGCGATGGCGCATCAGGCGCATGATCTGAAGACCGCCTTCGCGGCCGACGGCGTCGACTGGAACTGCGTGCGGATCGACGGCGGCATGGTCGCCAACGACTGGATGGCGCAGGACATGGCCGACATCCTGAATATCGAGGTCGAGCGCCCCGAATTCGCCGAAACGACGGCCCTTGGCGCTGCGATGCTCGCTGGCATCGGCAGCGGCCTGTTCAAGGATCTGGACGCGGCCAGCGTGATGCGCGGCAAGGTCGAAACGTTCAGGCCGTCGATGGACGAGGATCTCCGCCAGCACCGGCTGAGCGGGTGGCAGCGCGCGGTGAAAAGCGTGGTGGTGGCGGCGTCCGGCTGACACGGCCCCGCCTTACTCCGCCGCGAAAACGTCCCGTGCAATGGCCACGGCATTCAACGCCGCCGGAAAGCCGGCATAGGGGATCACCTGCAGGATCGTTTCGACGATCTCCTGACGGGTCGCGCCGACACGCGACGCAGCCTGCAAGTGCACCTTCAGTTGCGGGGCGGCGGTCCCCATCGCGGTCAGCGCGGCAACTGTCGTGAGTTCGCGCGTCTTCAAGTCCAGCCCGGGTCGTGCGAATATGTCGCCATAGGCGAATTCGATGATGTACCGGCCCAGATCGGGCGCGATATCCTCCAGGCTGCGGATCACTTCGGCACCGTACGGCCCGGCGACGATCTCGAGTTGCTCCAGCCCGCGACGATATCGATCATCCTGCATGGTCGGCTCCGGTGTCGAGGGTATCGTGCTCAAGGGCAGCGCGGTCGCCGCTGTCATCATCGCTCGGCGGTCGATAGTCATCGTTCTGGCCTCCGATTGCCGTTTCCATAGTGCGATACAGGTCGATCTTGTCATCGAGCGCGGTGATCAGGCCGGTCAGTTCGGCCACGCGGGCAGCAAGACCCGCGCGGTGCGCCTCCAGCATCTCACGTCGGGCCACGGTCGTTGCGGGCCCTTCGGTTCGCAACCGGCTGTACTTCAGCCGGTCGCGCATCGGCATTCCCATCGCCTGCAATTTGCGCAGGAAAGACGCCCAGCCGATATCGGCCATCCCGTAGGATCGCC includes the following:
- a CDS encoding 5-formyltetrahydrofolate cyclo-ligase, translating into MILDKKVLRARMRAERDRFVASFPDKKPAILVPPEFRDRLAHGLTVASYVPMGGEADPSPLARAAVEAGCEIVLPHVTGPKPPLRFLAWDTEAALIAGPFGLHQPVETADERAPDIILTPLVAFDAALNRLGQGAGHYDRAFAAFPDAWRVGVAWSVQQVDALPADPWDVPLHAIATETDWIFA
- a CDS encoding DUF2842 domain-containing protein produces the protein MTPSWRKPVGALAILLLIAIWVIGVASLSNTVATWHWVLQLAFYLVAGIAWLWVLPMRRMLQWMETGRWR
- the glpK gene encoding glycerol kinase GlpK yields the protein MSDLILVIDEGTTSTRAMLFKPDGTCVAVQADDLTQHYPESGRVEHDPSEIWTKTLAVARAVIDKAGGADRIAAIGITNQRETLVFWDKETGEPLAPAIVWQDRRTAATCRAMKEAGHEPTVQAKTGLLLDPYFSGSKIGWAMENWPQLKEAGDRLAIGTIESWLIWKLTAGEGRAGEHVTDATNASRTALMAIGSGNWDDGLIELFGAPRKALPEIVDCAGRFGETTLFGAPIPICGIAGDQQAATIGQSCLQVGDTKATFGTGAFVLTQAGRIPPTSHNRLLSTIAWQIGGRRAYALEGSVFVAGSLIKWLRDSLGLFGNAAETEALARSVKDNGGTYLVPALSGLGAPWWEPDARGTISGLSFSTGKAHIVRAALEAMAHQAHDLKTAFAADGVDWNCVRIDGGMVANDWMAQDMADILNIEVERPEFAETTALGAAMLAGIGSGLFKDLDAASVMRGKVETFRPSMDEDLRQHRLSGWQRAVKSVVVAASG
- a CDS encoding carboxymuconolactone decarboxylase family protein gives rise to the protein MQDDRYRRGLEQLEIVAGPYGAEVIRSLEDIAPDLGRYIIEFAYGDIFARPGLDLKTRELTTVAALTAMGTAAPQLKVHLQAASRVGATRQEIVETILQVIPYAGFPAALNAVAIARDVFAAE
- a CDS encoding MerR family transcriptional regulator translates to MKISDFAAHSGLTPDTVRYYERIGLLPRSVRDAGGRRSYGMADIGWASFLRKLQAMGMPMRDRLKYSRLRTEGPATTVARREMLEAHRAGLAARVAELTGLITALDDKIDLYRTMETAIGGQNDDYRPPSDDDSGDRAALEHDTLDTGADHAG